The region CCAATATCTCGCTTTCATTAGCTGATTTCGAGTGCAAATATAAGGACCTTTTTCGGTTTACAAAAACAATTTTGATAAAAATTTCAACTGTTTTTTAAACTATTTTTTAATTGTTTCATTTTCTTTGTTTTAGCTGTAAAATATTTTTGAAAAATAAAACCAAATAACTTTAATAGCTTACGTATTCTGTGATTTCAAGGCCATAACCAATCATTCCAACACGCTTTCCTTGTTCCGTATTAGATACTAATCGGATTTTTGAAATATCAATATCATGTAAAATTTGAGCTCCAATTCCAAAATCTTTTTTATCAATCTTGATTTTTGGTGCTTTCATTTCACCGCTAGCTTGTAATTCTTTCAACTCAGAGATACGATTCAATAAATTGACTGACTGCATGTCTTGATTGATGAATATAACAGCTCCTTTTCCTTCTTCGTTAATTTTTTTAAACATATCGTCCAATTGCTGATCGGCATTGTTAGTCAAGGTTCCTAATAAATCGTTATTCACCTGAGAAGAGTTAATTCTTGTCAGGATTGCTTCTCCTAGGTTCCAAGTTCCTTTAGTCAAAGCAATATGGATTTGTTTGTTGGTTGTTTGCTGATAAGCTCGTAAACGAAAAGTACCAAAACGGGTATTGATATCAAAATCTTCTTTCTTTATAATCAGACTATCGTGTTGCATGCGGTAAGCCACAAGAGCTTCGATAGAAACCAATTTTAAATCAAATTTTTTAGCTACTTCGACTAATTGTGGTAAGCGAGCCATAGTTCCATCCTCATTCATGATTTCAACAATCACACCTGCCGATTTAAAACCTGCCAAACGGGCAAAGTCAATTGCAGCCTCCGTATGTCCTGTTCTTCTTAAAACACCACCTTGCTTTGCAATTAAAGGGAAAATATGTCCAGGACGTGCTAAATCGTGGGGTT is a window of Flavobacterium acetivorans DNA encoding:
- the ribB gene encoding 3,4-dihydroxy-2-butanone-4-phosphate synthase — translated: MVQNTIQLNTIEEAIEDIRQGKVIIVVDDEDRENEGDFLAAAEKVTPEMINFMATHGRGLICAPLTESRCKELGLHVMVSNNTDPMETAFTVSVDLRGNGVTTGISAADRAKTILSLVDTDTKPHDLARPGHIFPLIAKQGGVLRRTGHTEAAIDFARLAGFKSAGVIVEIMNEDGTMARLPQLVEVAKKFDLKLVSIEALVAYRMQHDSLIIKKEDFDINTRFGTFRLRAYQQTTNKQIHIALTKGTWNLGEAILTRINSSQVNNDLLGTLTNNADQQLDDMFKKINEEGKGAVIFINQDMQSVNLLNRISELKELQASGEMKAPKIKIDKKDFGIGAQILHDIDISKIRLVSNTEQGKRVGMIGYGLEITEYVSY